The following DNA comes from Corallococcus exiguus.
CCGCGAGGAGGAAGACCTTGCGCTCGGCCTCGTCGAGCAGGACGTCCAGCTCGCCCGTCTCCTGGCTGGCGAGCTCCTGGATCTCCCGGCCCACGTTGGCCAGGCGCCGGCGCAGCGCCTGGTCCTTGACGATGTGGGCGTACTGGACGGCGTTGGCCGCCAGCGGGACGACCTGGTCCAGGCCCATCAGGTACGCGGGGCCGCCCACCGAGACGAGCTGGCCCAGGACCTTGAGCTCCTCCGCGAGCGTCAGGTGGTCCACCTGCTTGCTCTGCTGATCCAACCGCATCATCGCGGAGAAGATCTGCGCGTGCGAAGGGCTGGCGAAGTCGTCCGCGTGGACGACCTCCGCCACGGGCGTGATGAGCCCGTTGTCCGCCAGCACGGCGCCCAGCACCGCACGCTCCGCGGCGAGATCCTCGTGGACCCGCCGACCTTCCCTACCGTCCAGGACGTTCTGCATGGCTGCTTGGAACCTCTACAGGCAGCGTCTGACACGGTCCAGCGGACGTCCAGTTTCCTGCAACAGTCCTGTAGCAACCGGTAGGTCCGGGAGGGATGCCGCGACCCGCCGTGGCACCTCCGCCCGGCCTCCAGGTGAACCGACCCCGCGCGTCGGGCTATTCGGCGGCGCCCCACTGCTGGAGGAAGGCCTCCCGGTAGGTGCGACTGAGGATCACCGTGGAGCCGTCCTTGAGCACCAGGATGCCGTCCCCATGCGTCCACGGCTCCAGGCGGGCCACGGCCTCCAGGTTCACCAGGTCGCCGCGGTGCACGCGCACGAAGCGGGTGGGGTCCAGGCGCTCCTCCAGGGCCCGCAGCGTCTGGCGCACCAGGTGTTCGCCCTGGGCGGTGAAGAGCCGCACGTACTTGTCCTCCGACGACAGGCGCCACACGGTGTCCAGGCGCAGGGGCACCCAGCCCTCGCCCACCTTCACCACCAGCCGCTCCAGGGGGCGTTCCGGGCGGGCCTTCGCCACCGTGGCGAGCAGGGCGTCCATCGCGGCCGAGCCGCGCGTGCCCGCGCTCAGCAGCGCATGGGCCTTGTCGAGCGCCCGGGTGAAGCGGCCCGCGTCATAGGGCTTGAGGAGGTAGTCCGCCGCGTGGGCCTCGAAGGCTTGGAGCGCGAAGCGCTCGTAGGCGGTGGAGAAGATGACGGCGGGGCAGGCGTCCGTCCCGAGCGCCTCCAGGACCTCGAAGCCGGTGAGGCCGGGCATCTGCACGTCCAGCACCACCAGGTCCGGCCGCAGCGATTCGATGCGCGCGAGCGCCTCCGTCCCGTCCGAGGCCTCGCCCACGCAGGTGAAGCGCGCGTCGTCCGCCAGCAGGCGCTTCACCTTCGCGCGCGCGGGCGCCTCGTCGTCCACCACCAGCACGCGGAACACCGTCATGCGACCTCCACCCGGGGCAGCCATACCGTCACGCGCGCGCCACCCTCCGGTCCCGCGCCACGCTCCAGCCGGGCCCGGTCTCCATGAAGCAGCGTGAGCACGCGCTCCAACTGCGTCAGCCCCACGCCAGGCCCGGAGGCAGGGGAGGGCGCCCCGAAGCCGCGCCCGGTGTCCTCCACCTCCAGCGCCCAGCGGTCCGTTTCAGCACGCGCGCGGATGCGCACCTCCAGCGCGCCGCGCAGGTCCTGGTTGTGCTTCACCGCGTTCTCCACCAGCGTCTGCAACGCGAAGCAGGGCACGCGTTGGGGCTCCAGGCCCGGCGCCACGTCCCAGCGCACGTCCAACCGGTCGCCGAAGCGCGCCGCGAGCAATGCGACGAAGCGCTCGGTGTGCCCGCGCTCCTCGGCCAGCGTCCAGGTGGGCTCGGTGCGCTCCAGGCTCGCGCGCAGGAGCTGGCCCAGGTCGCTCAGGAGCCGGTCCGTGCGCGGCAGGTCCTCGTACATCACCGACCCGATGGTGTGCAGCGCGTTGAAGAGGAAGTGCGGGTGCAGCTGGCCCGTGAGCGACTGGAGCTGCGCGGCCCGCAGCTCGCCCTCCAGCTCCGCCGAGCGCAGCGCCCGGGCCTGCCGCTGTCGCCACTCGTACAGGAGCGAGATGACCGCGCAGCCCAGGCCGTAGGTAATCAGGTCCTTCTGCGCCTCCATGGGGAGCGCGTACACGGGAGGCCCCAGGTCGTAGTCCCCCAGCTCCAGCAGCGCGTAGATGCCATGCCGCAGCCCCGCCATCAGCGCGATGTGCAGCGACGTGAAGAGGCTGAATGCCGCCGCGTGGATGCCCAGGAAGCGCGTCCAGCCCACGCGAGGGGCCGGCGCGTTGAGCACCGCCGTCATCAGGACGGGGAGCAGCAGCGTGACGGCGAGCGCGCTGGTCATCTCCCAGATGAACGCCGGCGCCCAATGGCCCGGATGCGGCCGCATCAGCTGCATCAGCCGCACCGCGCTGCCCTGCCACACGCCCAGGGCCAGCCCGAACGCCAGGACCTTCAGCGCCGGACGCAAGCGCAGCCGGGGCCAGCGCCACCGCGTGGATGGAACGTCCTCCCAGGCCCTCACCCCACGGCCTCCGGGGTGAGGACGGCGGGACGCGCGGCGCGGGGCTTCATGCCGAAGAGCGGCCGGAGCCAGGCCACGCGGGACACGCCTTCACACAGCGCCAGCGTGACGGCGAAGGACAGCGTGAGCACCGCGAACAGCATGGCCCAGGGACCCACCGGCAGGCGCAGGCACAGGTAGCCCACGCAGATGATGACCGTCTGGTGGAAGATGTAGAACGGATACGACAGCGCCTGCGCGTGCGGAAGCCACGCGGGGGCCGTGCGCACGTGGTGCCGCGCCCAGGCCATCGCCGTCAGCAGCCCGCTCCAGATGAGCACCGTGCCCCCCACGATGGCGGGCACCACCGGCATCACCGGCCACGGCCACACCAGCTCCACCACGAGCGCAGCCAACGCCACGGCCAGCAGCACGTGGCGCAGCGCCACCAGCCGGCCCCATACGCCCGGGCAGCGGCCCAGCAGGTGGCCGTAGAGGAACAGCAGGCCGTAGTGCACGAACGTGCGCGGATCATCCAGCAGCGCGTGCGTCTCCGGGAAGTCGCGCAGCAGCACCCGGTTGAGCGCCAGCGGCACCACGAGCCACAGCACGTTCACTCCACGCGACAGCCACGCGTCCGCCCACGCGAGGAACCGCCCCCCGGCTTGCGTGCGCAGCGCCGCGAAGAGGGGCAGGGCCAGGAGGCAGTAGACGAACAGGTAGGCCACGAACCACAGATGGTGCCAGCTGAAGCTGCCCGCGGGGTAGGGCACGAAGTCGAACACCGTCGGGTAGAACGCGGCGTAGCTCCCCTGGATGCGGCCCTGGAACAGCCGCTCCACGTAGATCTGCGGCGGCACCACCACGAACATGCCGAACACCAGCGGCAACAACAGCCGCTTCGTCCGGTCCTTCGTGAACGCCCTCAAGGAGCGCCGCCGGAGCGCGAACGCGGTGCCCGCGCCGGAGATGACCATCAGCAGCGGCATGCGCACCAAGTGCAGCACCCCCATGACGGGCTCCAGCAGCGGCAGCGCCTGGGGGCTCTTGATGTGCCACTCCCAGGTGTTGAACATCATCCCGGTGTGGAACAGGTGCAGCACCACGATGGCCAGCACCCGGAGCCAGTCCAGGTCGGGGTGGTGCGCGGCGGCGGGGCGGATTGGGGCGCTCATGTGGCGGAGACCTCCAGGCGGTGTCCGCCGCTGAAGTACCCACGCCTGGGGCCCTGCATCCACGCGGATGCCGTGAAACGGACCGCCAGCGGCGCGAGCCGGACGGCCTCCGCCCTGGAGACGCGAAAAGGGCCGCCCGGTTGCCCGGACGGCCCTTCCCTTGAAGCGATGGAGCGCTTCAGGTGATGCGGTGGACTACTCGGCCACCACGTCGACCTTGATCTTCGCCGTCACCTCGCGGTGCAGGCGGAGCTCCACTTCGTAGTTGCCCAGCGACTTGATGGGCTCGGCCAGGTGCAGCTGGCGGCGATCCACCTGCTGGCCCTGGGCCGCGAGCGCCTCGGCGATGTCCAGCACCGTGACGGAGCCGAACAGCTTGTCCTGCTCGCCCACCTTGCGCTTGATGGTGACCTTGACGCTGCCCAGCTTCTTGGCCTGCTCGTCGGCAGCGCCCTTCAGCTTGGCATTGCGCGCCGTGTGCACGGCCTTCTCGTGCTCCAGCTGACGCAGGTTCTGCTCGCTCGCCAGGACCGCCTTCTTGCGCGGCAGCAGGAAGTTACGGCCGAAGCCGTCCTTCACCGTGACGAGCTCGCCGGACTTGCCGAGGTTGTCGATGTCCTCACGCAGAATGACCTTCATGTTTCTGTCTCCTGTGTTGCGGACCGGCGACTAGCCGACCACCGCGTTGTAGGGGAGGAGCGCGATGCCGCGGGCGCGCTTGATGGCCACCGCCACCTCACGCTGGTGCTTCGCGCAGTTGCCGGAGATGCGGCGGGGGATGATCTTGCCGCGCTCGGTGACGAAGTACTTCAGCGTCGCCTGGTCCTTGAAGTCCACCGACGCGTTCTTCTCCGCGCAGAACCGGCAGACCTTCTTGCGGCCGAAGCCGCGGCCACCGCGCTTGTCGTCGTCGCCGCCCATGCCGCCGCGGTCGCCGCGATCACCACCACGGTCGCGGTCACCGCCGCGATCGCCACCACGGTCGCCACCGCGCGAACCGCCGCCGTAGCCGCCGCCACCGCCACCGGGGCCGCGGGAAGCGCCCGCGCCCTGCTTGCTATCCATGCCGTTGCTCATGAACGTTCTCGTTTCCTGGAAGGTTGGGTGAAGGTCCCGTCAGAGGCGTTACGCCTCCTCCGTGGACTCCTCTTCCGAATCGCCACCCGCGAACTCAGGCGTCTCGCTGCGGAAGCCACCCTCGCGCTCGACGGGAGCGCCCGGACGGGTCTCCTCGACGTCGCCGGCCAGCTTGAGGTCCTCGAGCACCGGACGGGACTCGGGATCCACCTCGTCCGCGATCTTCACGGAGATGTAGCGCGTGACGTCGTCGATGTTGCGCAGGTTGCGCTCGATCTCCGCCACCAGCTTGCCGTCACCCAGGAAGCTCGTGTGGACGTAGATGGCGCGGGGCTGCTTGGCCACGGGGAACAGGGTCTTCTTCTTCCCCCACACCGTGAAGCGGAGGACCTTGCCGCCCTCACGCGAGACGATGGTGCGGACGCGCTCCTTGAGCTTGTCCACGTTGTCGTCGGTCACGTCCGGCTTGACCAGGAAGATGGTCTCGTACTCACGAAGCCGCTTGGCGGCCTGCGTCTCTGCCATGTTTCTCTCCCCTTGGGGTCGAGTGCCCCCCGGACCATCCGGGGAGCGGGGAAACGGCCGGAGGCCCTCGAAGGCCACCACCGGGGACGGGAAATCCTCTCGCGCGCCCGTCACCATCGCGCCTTGGCCCGTGAGTGAACACGGGAAGCTTTGAAAGAACATCCACCGGAAAAGCGTGGGACGCACTCCGGGGGAAGGGGCTTCTAAGAGGACCCCTCCTGGAAAGTCAAGGGGAGCCAGGGGGGCAACCAGCCGGCCCCGCGCTTCAGGCCTTGCGGTTGTGGCGGTTCATCGCCGTGGAGAGCCCGTCGCGCACCCAGCTCTCCGCCATGTCCGCCGCCTTCCCGACGAGCTCCTCCAACTGGCGGCGCTCGCCGTCGTCGAAGTTGGACAGGACGTAGCCCGCCACGCGCTCCTTGGCGTTGGGGCCCTCCGGCTTGCCAATGCCCACCCGTACCCGGATGAAGGCGTCCTCGCCCAGGCACTGCACCATGCTCTTGAGCCCGTTGTGCCCGCCCGCGCCGCCGCCCGCCTTGAGCTGCAGCCGCCCGAAGGGCAGATCCAGCTCGTCGTGCACCACGAGCACGTCCTGCACTTCGACCTTGTAGAAGCGCGCGGCCTCCGCCACGGAGCGGCCGGACAGGTTCATGTACGTCTGCGGCTCCACGAAGAGGATGCGCTCGCCGCCCAGGTTTCCCTGGCCCACCCGCGCCTGGAACTTGTCCTGGGTGAGCTCCGCGCGGGCGCGCGACAGGAGCGCGTCCACCACCATGAACCCGACGTTGTGGCGGTGGCGCTCGTACTCGCGCCCGGGGTTGCCCAGCCCGCAGATGAGCTTCATGGAAGGCTCCAGAGGAGGGTGGGGACCTTGAAGGGCCCACACCCGGAAAAAGACAGCGGGGCAGGCCCTGGAAGAGGCCCGCCCCGCGAGGAGATACCGAACGGCGGAAGAGGACTACTTCTTCGCCGCGGCCTTGGCCGGGGCCTTGGCCGCGGCCGCCGCAGGGGCCTTCGCGTCGCCCGCCTTCGCGTCCGCCGCCTTGCCCGCCGCCGGGGCAGCCGCCGCAGCCGCCGCAGCCGCCGGAGCCGCCTCCGCCGCTTCCGGCGCGGCGAGGACCGCGATGGTGTAGTTGACGTGCGTCTTCACGGACACGCCCTCGGGGAGCTTCACGTCGTTCACGTGGATGGCTTCCGCGATCTGCAGATTGCTGACGTCCACTTCAATCTGGAGCGGGATGGCGCCGGGGAGCGCCCAGACCTCCAGGTTGCGGCGGATCTGCGTGAGCAGACCGCCCTCCGCCACGCCCGGGGCCTTGCCGGTGAGCACGACGGGGAGGTTCACCTTGACCTGCTCCTTCTCGCTCACGGCGATGAAGTCCGCGTGCAGGATGTCGCGGGTGAGCGGGTCCATCTGGTAGTCCTTCAGCAGGACCTGCTGCTCATTGCCGGCCAGCTTCAGCTGGATGAGCGTGTTCAGCTTGTGCGGGGTGTTGATGGCCGTGCGGATGGCCTTGGGGTCCACGGAGATGTGCAGCGGCGCCTTCAGGTGCTTGCCGTAGACGACGGCGGGAACCTGGCCGGACGCACGCAGGCGGCGGGCAATGCCCTTGCCGGAACCTTCACGGGCCTGCGCTTCGAGGGTGCTCTTGTCGGTGGCCATGGAAATCTCTCTTTATCGGTGGGTACCGCGGTGTTCACCGGCGTCTGGGCGCCCTCGGCATCCCACCCCCATGGTGGGCCCCGAAGACGGCGCCCGGGCCGTTGTGACGGGCCCATGGAACCGGTGGAGGGGGCCGGACATGCCAGCCCCCGGGGTCCTTCGTCAAGCCGCCCGGACTCCAGGCGGCTCTCAAGCTCGGACGGACTTCAGACGAACAGAGAGCTCAGCGAGTCCGCGCGGTGGATGCGCGCGATGGCTTCCCCGAAGAGGGCGTCCGTCTGCAGGGCGCGGATCTTCGGGCACGCCTTGGCGTTGGCCGCGAGCGGCACCGTGTCCGTGAAGACGACCTCCTCCAGGACGGAGTCGGTGATGCGCTGGATGGCGGGGCCGGACAGGATGGGGTGCACCGCGTACGCGAGCACCCGGCGCGCGCCCTTGTCCTTCAGCGCGAGGGCCGCCTGGGCGAGCGTGCCCGCGGTGTCCACCATGTCGTCCACCAGGATGGCGTCCTTGCCGTTCACGTCGCCAATGAGGTTCATCACCTCCGAGGCGTTGGGGCGCGGGCGGCGCTTGTCGATGATGGCCAGCCCCGTGTTCAGCCGCTTGGAGTAGGCGCGCGCGCGCTCCACGCCGCCGGCGTCCGGGCTGACGATGACCAGCTCGCTCGACTCCGTGAAGCGCTTGCGGATGTCCTCCAGGAACACCGGCGAGCCGTAGAGATGATCCGAGGGCATGTTGAAGAAGCCCTGGATCTGCCCGGCGTGCATGTCCATGGACACCACCCGGTTGACGCCCGCGACCTCCAGCATGTCCGCCACCAGCTTGGCGGTGATGGGCGTGCGGGCCGCCACCTTCCGGTCCTGTCGCGCGTAGCCGTAGTACGGCATCACGGCGGTGATGGAGCCTGCGCTCGCCCGCTTGAGGGCGTCGCACATGATCAGCAGCTCCATCAGGTGATGGTTCGTCGGCGGGCAGGTGGACTGGACGATGAACACGTCCTGTCCTCGCACGTTCTCGCCGATCTCGACGTGGATCTCCCCGTCAGAGAACGTGTCCACCACCGCGTTGCCCAGGGGCCGCTGGAGGTATTCGCAGATGCGCTGCGCCAACGCCGGGTTCGAGTTCCCGGCGAACACCTTGAAGTCACGCGACGGCTGCATGGGGGCGCTGACTAACCCGTGCGCGCCCCGAATGGAAGTTCGTTAGTCGAGTTCAGCCGCCACGGGACCGAGCGTCCCGTTCTGCGCCTGGTGAAGGTGTTTCTCGTACTCGATGAGGATGACCCGCTCCATCTGGCTTCGCGTGTCCGCGTTCAACGGATGGGCGATGTCCTTGTAGGTCCCGTCCTTCCGTTTTTTCGCGGGCATCGCGATGAAGAGCCCGGTGGAGCCGTGGATCACCTTCAGGTCGCGCACGACGAAGCAGTGATCCAGGGTGATGGTGACGTACGCCTTGAGCTTGTCCTCTTCGACCGGAAACACCCGGACGTCGGTGATGTTCATGGTCCCCCCCCGAACCTGGAAGGCCGGAGCTACGGGGAAGCCTGGGACAGACTGAAGGTGAAAAGCAAGCACCCCCTACCTGTCGCGCTGGGGACCGTTCACTGGGCCTCCAGCCGTCATGCCCCGAAGGGCCAATGACTCACCAGGTGGGCGAGGAAGGCCAGGTGGTAGACCACGATGATGGCGTAGACGATGGCGCCCGCGCGGATGGCGAGGCGGCTGGCCTTGAGCCGGCGGTGCAGGCACAGCAGGCACAGCCCCGCGTTCACGATGAGCAGCTTGGAGAACATGAAGAGCAGCGGTGACTGCTCGTACGCCACGCGCATCACCGGGTTGAGCTCCTCCGCGACTCCCAGCTGCAGGAAGAGCAGGGTGAACAGCCCGTCCAACAGGTTCAGCATGAGCAGCGCCACCGACGCCGGTGACGTGTAGAAAGAAGCCTGCTGCGCCCAACTCCCCGCCTGCACCTCGTTCGCCGTCGCCGCCACGCCCCACCCCCAAGGTTCCCGTCCTGCTACCTGGAGCCAGGGCTATTCAAATCCCTTGCCAGGGCTTCCGGGACTTCATGGGAAGCAGCCGGGCAGGCGGCGGAGGCGGGGGCTTGCCAGCCTGGAAACGAAATTGACGGGAAGGGATGGGTCGCGGAGATTCGCCCCGCCCAGCCACACCGAGACGAGTGCCCATTGCATCAATTCCCCAAAGATATCGGGTGGATAGAGGTCATCTGCGGATCGATGTTCTCCGGCAAGACGGAGGAGTTGATCCGCCGCGTCAAGCGCGCGCTGTACGGCCGGCAGAAGGTGCGCGTGTTCAAGCCGCGCATCGACACCCGCTACGACGACACGCAGGTGGTCAGCCACAGCCAGTTGAAATTGACGTCCCTGCCTATCGAAAGGGCTGAAGAAATTTTCCGGCACCTGTCCCCCGACACGCAGGTGGTGGGCATCGACGAGGTGCAGTTCCTGGGCGGAGAAGTGGTGCAGGTGTGCGAGGCGCTCGCCCAGCGGGGCATGCGCGTCATCTGCGCGGGCCTGGACCAGGACTACCAGGGGCGCCCCTTCGAGCCGATGCCGCAGCTGATGGCGGTGGCGGAGTACGTGACGAAGGAGCTGGCCATCTGCGCGGTGTGCGGGAACCCGGCCAACCGTTCGCAGCGCATCATTGGCAGCGAGGAGCGGGTGGTGGTGGGCGCGGCGGGTGCCTACGAGCCGCGCTGCCGCAAGTGTCACGTGGCGGAACCCGCGGAGGCGAGCCCTCCGCAGACGCTGAAGCTGTTCGACTGAAAGCCTCAATCCGCCTGTCACCGGCGCGGGAGCCCCATCCGATGCGCGACACTCTCTACGCGAACGTGCCGTTCAAGTTGAACGAGATGGCCCACCACTATGGTCCCAGCGTCCACCTGGTGGGAAATCCGTTTCTCCTCTCCCAGCTGGCCACGCTGTGCGCCAAGGGCACGCTGCAGCCGCAGATCAACCGGCTGGTGGAGCAGCTCTACGCGGACCTGGTGAAGACGGTCATCAACGCGGAGTTCCCGCGCAAGATGGTGACCATTCCCACCCGCATGATCGACTCCACGCCCCTGGGCATCTACCAGGGCGAGGTGGTGGACCCGCAGCTGCGCGTGGTGACGGTGAACATCGCGCGGGCGGGCACGCTGCCGTCGCAGGTGACGTATGACCTGCTCAACTTCACGGTGGACCCGTCCCTGGTGCGCCAGGACCACATCATCATGAGCCGGATGATCGACGCGGCCCAGGCGGTGGTGGGTTCGGAGATTGGCGGCGCGAAGATTGGCGGGGACGTGGATGACGCGTTCGTGCTGTTCCCGGACCCCATGGGGGCCACGGGCGGCAGCCTGGCCACGGCCATCCAGCTGTACAAGACGAGGGTGCCCGGGAAGGCCCGGCGCATCATCACGCTCAACCTCATCGTCACGCCGGAGTACCTGCGCCGGATGACGACGGAGCACCCGGACGTCATCATCTACGCGCTCCGTCTGGACCGCGGCCTGTCCCCGCCGGAGGTGTTCGGCACCGCGCCGGGCCTGCTCTGGGAGAAGGAGCGGGGCCTGGATGACCGTCAGTACATCGTCCCCGGCGGCGGCGGCTTCGGGGAGATCATGAACAACGCCTACGTGTAGAGGGAGCACCCGGTGACGACGTTCCACGAGAAGGATGTCGGCGTCCTCATCTCCGAGGAGGCCGTGCAGGCGCGCGTGAAGGAGCTGGGCGCGCAGATTACCCGCGACTACGAGGGCAAGGAGCTGACGCTCATCTGCGTGCTCAAGGGCTCCGCGTTCTTCGCCATCGACCTGGCGCGCGCCATTGATTTGCCGCTGACGCTCGAGTTCCTGGGCGTGTCCAGCTACCACGGCGGCACGGAGTCCACGGGCGAGGTGCGCATCACCACGGACGTGTCCAAGCCGATGGCGGGCAAGCACCTGCTCGTCATCGAGGACATCATCGACACGGGGCTCACCATGAGCTTCCTCCTGGAGAACCTCCGGGCGCGGCACCCGGCGTCGGTGAAGATCTGCTCGCTGCTGGAGAAGCCCGCGCGGGCCAAGACGAAGGTGGAAATCGACTACAAGGGCTTCGTCATCGAGGACAAGTTCGTCGTCGGGTACGGCCTGGACTACGGCGAGAAGTACCGGAACCTGCCGTTCATCGGCATCTGGAAGCACGTCTGAGAAACGCCTGATGGGCTCGGGTGCCCCTCCCTTCGGGGTGGGGGCCTCGGGACTGCGAGGGCCTTGTCCATGCGCCGCACGGCGGCCGTGTGCAGGGCCCTCACGCGTTGTGGGGCGCACGCATGCACAGCCTCTCCTCTGGACCCCTGAGGAGGCTTGAACATGCGAGACGGAAACGTGAGGGCCGCCCGGACGGCCCCCGCCAATGGCGACGCGATGCAGAAGTACCTGGCGGAGGCGGTGGGCACCTTCGTGCTGGTGCTCGGCGGCGTTGGGGCGGCGGTGCTGGCGGGCGGCCGCATCGGCTTCCTGGGCGTGGCCTTCGCCTTCGGGCTGTCGCTGCTGGCCATGGTCTACACGATTGGCCCCATCTCCGGCTGCCACGTGAACCCGGCCGTGACGGTGGGCCTGATGATGGCGGGCAAGTTCGACAAGCGGCACCTGGCTGGCTACGTCATCGCGCAGTGCGTGGGCGCCATCATCGCCGCGGGCGTGGTGCTGCTCATCGCGAAGGGCGCGCCGGGCGGCTACTCCGCGGGCGCGGAGGGGCTGGGCAGCAACGGCTACGGGGTGGCGTCGCCGGAGGGCTACGGCGGCGGGGCGGCCTTCATCGCGGAGGTGGTGCTCACCTTCCTGCTGGTGCTGACGGTGCTGGGGGCCACGGACTCGCGGGCGCCGGTGGGCTTCGCGGGCGTGGCCATTGGCCTGGTGCTGACGCTCATCCACCTGGTGGGCATCCCCATCACCAACACGTCGGTGAACCCGGCGCGCAGCCTGGGCCCGGCGCTGTTCGCCGGAGGCGACGCCCTGCGCCAGCTGTGGATGTTCATCATCGCGCCGCTGTTGGGGGCTGCCTTCGCGTCCGCGGTGTACCGGCTGGTGAACCGCCCGGCGGTGCAGATTACGGCCGCGCGCGCGGAGCAGGCGACGGACGAGGAGCGCCGGGAGCGCGTGGCGGGCCCGCGCGAGGTGGAGCGCCCCGTCTAAAGAGGGTTGGAAGCACGAAGGCCGTGCCTCGCTTCGTCGCGGGGCACGGCCTTTGTGTGTGAAGCAGGGGAGAGGCCTAGAAGGCGGCGTCGAAGACGACGTCGTTGGCGGCGCCCACGCCCACGGCGACCTGGTAGGACGACACGCGGCGCTCGAAGAAGTTGGTGAGCTCCTGCACGTCCTGCAGGTCCATGAAGTGCAGCGGGTTCTTGGTGTGGAAGACGGGGGCGATGCCCAGCATCTGCAGGCGCTGGTCGGCCACGTACTCCAGGTAGCCGCGCATCTCCTGTACGGAGAGGCCCATCACGCCGCCGCTCAGCAGGTCCTGGGCGAACTGCGTCTCGCACTCCACCGCGTCGCGCATCATCTGCACGACGTCCTTCTCCATGCCCGCGTCGAAGAGGTCCGGCTCCTCCTTGCGCGCGGTCTTGATGGCCTCGAAGGCGAAGGTCATGTGGGCGGACTCGTCGCGGAACACCCAGTTGGTGCCCGCGGCCAGACCGTTCAGCAGACCCTTGCTGCGCAGGAAGTACACGTAGGCGAAGGCCGCGAAGAAGAAGAGTCCTTCAATGCAGCCCGCGAAGCAGATGAGGTTCAGCAGGAACTGGCGGCGGTCCGACTTGGAGCGGACCTGATCCAGCGCCTGGATGCTGTCCATCCACTTCATGCAGAAGCGCGCCTTGCGCTGGATGGACGGGATGTTGTCCACCGCCGCGAAGGCCTTGGCGCGCTCCGCCGGGTCCGGCACGTAGCTGTCCAGCAGCGTCAGGTAGAACTGGACGTGCAGGGCCTCTTCATAGAGCTGGCGCGACAGGTACATGCGCGCTTCGGGCGCGTTCAGGTGCTTGTAGAGGTTGAGCACCAGGTTGTTGCCGACGATGGAGTCGCCCGTGGCGAAGAAGGCCACCAGCCGGTGGATGAGGTGACGCTCCGCGTCCGTCATCTTCGAGCGCAGGTCCACCAGGTCCGTGGAGAAGTCGATCTCCTCCACCGTCCAGGTGTTCTTGATGGCGTTGCGGTACATCTCGAAGAAGACGGGATACGCCATGGGGCGCAGCGTCAGGTTCATTCCCGGATCGAGCAGCATTGCTTCGGTACTCCCTTACTCACACGACGACAGGGGACAGCAGGGTGGGGACCGCCAGGGACTACTGGCAGGCCTCGCACGCCTCGGGGTTCTCCAGCGAGCACGCCACCGCTTCCGCCTCAGCGGTCACGACCTGGGGAGCAGGAGTCGGCGCGGCCGTCATCGTCGGGCCGCCCTGGCCCACGGTGGCCTTGGCGATGCGGGTCGCCGGGCG
Coding sequences within:
- a CDS encoding ribose-phosphate pyrophosphokinase; this translates as MQPSRDFKVFAGNSNPALAQRICEYLQRPLGNAVVDTFSDGEIHVEIGENVRGQDVFIVQSTCPPTNHHLMELLIMCDALKRASAGSITAVMPYYGYARQDRKVAARTPITAKLVADMLEVAGVNRVVSMDMHAGQIQGFFNMPSDHLYGSPVFLEDIRKRFTESSELVIVSPDAGGVERARAYSKRLNTGLAIIDKRRPRPNASEVMNLIGDVNGKDAILVDDMVDTAGTLAQAALALKDKGARRVLAYAVHPILSGPAIQRITDSVLEEVVFTDTVPLAANAKACPKIRALQTDALFGEAIARIHRADSLSSLFV
- a CDS encoding uracil phosphoribosyltransferase, translated to MRDTLYANVPFKLNEMAHHYGPSVHLVGNPFLLSQLATLCAKGTLQPQINRLVEQLYADLVKTVINAEFPRKMVTIPTRMIDSTPLGIYQGEVVDPQLRVVTVNIARAGTLPSQVTYDLLNFTVDPSLVRQDHIIMSRMIDAAQAVVGSEIGGAKIGGDVDDAFVLFPDPMGATGGSLATAIQLYKTRVPGKARRIITLNLIVTPEYLRRMTTEHPDVIIYALRLDRGLSPPEVFGTAPGLLWEKERGLDDRQYIVPGGGGFGEIMNNAYV
- the hpt gene encoding hypoxanthine phosphoribosyltransferase, with the translated sequence MTTFHEKDVGVLISEEAVQARVKELGAQITRDYEGKELTLICVLKGSAFFAIDLARAIDLPLTLEFLGVSSYHGGTESTGEVRITTDVSKPMAGKHLLVIEDIIDTGLTMSFLLENLRARHPASVKICSLLEKPARAKTKVEIDYKGFVIEDKFVVGYGLDYGEKYRNLPFIGIWKHV
- a CDS encoding ribonucleotide-diphosphate reductase subunit beta, which produces MLLDPGMNLTLRPMAYPVFFEMYRNAIKNTWTVEEIDFSTDLVDLRSKMTDAERHLIHRLVAFFATGDSIVGNNLVLNLYKHLNAPEARMYLSRQLYEEALHVQFYLTLLDSYVPDPAERAKAFAAVDNIPSIQRKARFCMKWMDSIQALDQVRSKSDRRQFLLNLICFAGCIEGLFFFAAFAYVYFLRSKGLLNGLAAGTNWVFRDESAHMTFAFEAIKTARKEEPDLFDAGMEKDVVQMMRDAVECETQFAQDLLSGGVMGLSVQEMRGYLEYVADQRLQMLGIAPVFHTKNPLHFMDLQDVQELTNFFERRVSSYQVAVGVGAANDVVFDAAF
- the aqpZ gene encoding aquaporin Z, whose amino-acid sequence is MRDGNVRAARTAPANGDAMQKYLAEAVGTFVLVLGGVGAAVLAGGRIGFLGVAFAFGLSLLAMVYTIGPISGCHVNPAVTVGLMMAGKFDKRHLAGYVIAQCVGAIIAAGVVLLIAKGAPGGYSAGAEGLGSNGYGVASPEGYGGGAAFIAEVVLTFLLVLTVLGATDSRAPVGFAGVAIGLVLTLIHLVGIPITNTSVNPARSLGPALFAGGDALRQLWMFIIAPLLGAAFASAVYRLVNRPAVQITAARAEQATDEERRERVAGPREVERPV
- a CDS encoding DUF5658 family protein, whose product is MAATANEVQAGSWAQQASFYTSPASVALLMLNLLDGLFTLLFLQLGVAEELNPVMRVAYEQSPLLFMFSKLLIVNAGLCLLCLHRRLKASRLAIRAGAIVYAIIVVYHLAFLAHLVSHWPFGA
- a CDS encoding thymidine kinase: MHQFPKDIGWIEVICGSMFSGKTEELIRRVKRALYGRQKVRVFKPRIDTRYDDTQVVSHSQLKLTSLPIERAEEIFRHLSPDTQVVGIDEVQFLGGEVVQVCEALAQRGMRVICAGLDQDYQGRPFEPMPQLMAVAEYVTKELAICAVCGNPANRSQRIIGSEERVVVGAAGAYEPRCRKCHVAEPAEASPPQTLKLFD
- the spoVG gene encoding septation regulator SpoVG, which codes for MNITDVRVFPVEEDKLKAYVTITLDHCFVVRDLKVIHGSTGLFIAMPAKKRKDGTYKDIAHPLNADTRSQMERVILIEYEKHLHQAQNGTLGPVAAELD